The Pseudanabaena sp. ABRG5-3 genome includes the window CATCACGTTTAGAGTCGATTCAATCGGCGATCGCTGATGCAGAAAAGCGTCAAAATGAAGCTTCGGCTAAGCTTGCGGAGCAACAAAATAAATTGGCTCAGGCTCAGACTGAGGCAGAAAAATTGCGCCAGCAAGCTGAAATCGATGCGAAGAATGCGGCTGATTTAATTTTGGCGACGGTTGATGCTGATATTGCACGTTTGCATGAAGCTGCCGATCAAGAAATTGCTACTGAGCAAGAACGTGTCATCGTGCAATTGCGTCAGCAAGTTGCTGAAAAATCTCTTGCCAGTGTACAGGCTTATTTTGATCGTGGTTTGAGTGAAGATGCTCAGATCGAATTAATTGACCGTAGCATTGCCCTTTTGAGTTCTGACTAGGAGAAAACATGAAATCTAATTCTGTTAGTCAAGCGGTCGTTGCTCCCTATGCCGACGCTTTGATCTCTTTGGCTCAAGAGCAAAATAGTCTCGATGCGATCGCCAGAGATGTACGACTGATTGGCGATACTCTTAGCGATTCCGTTGAATTAAGTCAACTATTTGCAAGTCCTCTCATTGGCGCGGATGTCAAAAAAGGCGTAATTGAAAGTGTTTTTGGTTCGCAAGTAAATGCGTTTACCAAAAGCTTTTTACTTCTCTTAGTTGATCGCAAGCGCATCGCCTTCTTAAATGAGATCGTTCAACAGTTCCAAGCTCTATTGCGTGTGATTGATGGCGTTGCTCTTGCCGAAGTTACTTCTGCTTTTCAATTGAGCAGAGCGCAAGAAGATTCCTTACGCGATCGAGTCAAAAAACTGACTGGAGCTAAGGCAGTCGAACTTTCGATTACAGTTAATTCCGACTTAATTGGTGGTGTCATCATTAAGGTTGGTTCTCAGGTAGTAGATGCCAGCATTCGCGGACAACTACGTCGCATCAAGAGCAGCCTCGCTGCTGCCTAATAAGGAAAAGGGTAAAAGGCAAAGGGAAAAAGTTATTACCGATTCGCAATCACCAATTACCCATCACCAATTTCCAATAGCTAACAGCTAATCACTAATAGCTAACCCCCCTCAAATATTAAAAATAAAAATCGATCGCTGATAACTGGTAAAACACAACTATGGTTAGCATCAGACCTGACGAAATAAGCAATATTATCAAGCAGCAAATTGCTAATTATAACCAAGAGCTGCAAGTTTCCAACGTTGGTACTGTCCTGCAAGTCGGTGACGGTATCGCTCGTGTCTATGGCTTGGAACAGTGCATGGCTGGCGAGTTGCTGGAATTTGAAGATGGTACTGTCGGCATTGCGCTGAACCTTGAAGAAGACAACGTTGGTGTTGTGTTGATGGGTGAAGGTCGTAAAATCGCTGAAGGTAGCTCTGTAAAGGCAACTGGTAGAATTGCACAGATTCCCGTAGGTGAAGCATTCATTGGTCGTGTTGTTGATGGTTTGGCTCAACCTATTGATGGTAAGGGCGACATCAAATCAACCGAAACTCGTTTAATCGAATCTCCTGCTCCTGGCATTATTGCTCGTAAATCCGTATTTGAACCCCTCCAAACTGGTATTACTGCGATCGACGCGATGATTCCTGTTGGTCGTGGTCAACGCGAACTGATTATTGGCGACCGTCAAACAGGTAAAACTGCGGTGGCGATCGACACAATTATCAACCAAAAAGGTTTGGATTGTATCTGTGTATATGTAGCGATCGGTCAAAAGGCTTCCACCGTTGCTAACGTGGTTAACCAACTCCGTGAAAGCGGCGCAATGGAATACACCATCGTAGTTATGGCAAGTGCTAACGATCCTGCTACCTTGCAGTACCTTGCTCCTTACACTGGTGCAGCATTGGCTGAGTACTTCATGTACCAAGGCAAAGGCACTTTGATCGTATATG containing:
- a CDS encoding F0F1 ATP synthase subunit B; its protein translation is MISNFVLLASEAGESSGIRLNTDILETNVINLVIVLAFLVYAGRGFLGKILSSRLESIQSAIADAEKRQNEASAKLAEQQNKLAQAQTEAEKLRQQAEIDAKNAADLILATVDADIARLHEAADQEIATEQERVIVQLRQQVAEKSLASVQAYFDRGLSEDAQIELIDRSIALLSSD
- the atpH gene encoding ATP synthase F1 subunit delta, whose protein sequence is MKSNSVSQAVVAPYADALISLAQEQNSLDAIARDVRLIGDTLSDSVELSQLFASPLIGADVKKGVIESVFGSQVNAFTKSFLLLLVDRKRIAFLNEIVQQFQALLRVIDGVALAEVTSAFQLSRAQEDSLRDRVKKLTGAKAVELSITVNSDLIGGVIIKVGSQVVDASIRGQLRRIKSSLAAA
- the atpA gene encoding F0F1 ATP synthase subunit alpha, with the protein product MVSIRPDEISNIIKQQIANYNQELQVSNVGTVLQVGDGIARVYGLEQCMAGELLEFEDGTVGIALNLEEDNVGVVLMGEGRKIAEGSSVKATGRIAQIPVGEAFIGRVVDGLAQPIDGKGDIKSTETRLIESPAPGIIARKSVFEPLQTGITAIDAMIPVGRGQRELIIGDRQTGKTAVAIDTIINQKGLDCICVYVAIGQKASTVANVVNQLRESGAMEYTIVVMASANDPATLQYLAPYTGAALAEYFMYQGKGTLIVYDDLSKQAQAYRQMSLLLRRPPGREAYPGDVFYLHSRLLERAAKLSDELGGGSMTALPIIETQAGDVSAYIPTNVISITDGQIFLSSDLFNAGIRPAINPGISVSRVGSAAQIKAMKQVAGKIKLELAQYDDLVAFAQFASDLDKTTQAQLARGQRLREILKQPQYSPLPVWDQVAIIYTAINGYLDELEVEQVGAFNKGLRNYLATSKPKYSEIVKAEKTLTKDAEAILKEAIAEYKKTFLASV